A region from the Vicia villosa cultivar HV-30 ecotype Madison, WI linkage group LG3, Vvil1.0, whole genome shotgun sequence genome encodes:
- the LOC131660480 gene encoding translocase of chloroplast 120, chloroplastic-like — MDIEGEKKMLDVGVYEESVGRYNELKNSEGDEVFEEAIDPVKHFNDQVDANIREGDVADTVSALVDEIRDNADELDNFHEAVEVADASVGVLKDEKEVEVVADRDVLEDRCLESGSDFSGGKEIADLDTDGSVVFQEARGLVKGNSGLLSGKDENEDLEFMTPKQNGGMLFGNGSPDKVDYDVAEFRTESGSDEDMRNQGADGGYLKESGLDPNLRDEKIEEQCNASGDPYGEIQNDSYDNAHKHSANMDLEPNGEVFIEMDDEIIGTDISHGDTNGKEMGISDIQKTECKDYGNDETKDDDVGSSSEHLETIGETRVFSPVVDERKVIETAGSSSLSENSLATEMPTVQTTATNSEEENMNVYRSKVSNGESQGNNENLSVVGEPKKILENNTKEKQITQITQEQNGEFVSSSGKSVATSTPLVHPAGLGSAAPLLKPAPRVVQQSRANHNVSNTQSQKMEDSSTVEAEEYDETREKLQMIRVKFLRLASRFGQTPHNVVVAQVLYRLGLAEQLRGRNGGRVGAFSFDRASAMAEQLESAGQEPLDFSCTIMIIGKTGVGKSATINSIFDEVKFNTDAFNMGTKKVQDVVGTVQGTKVRVIDTPGLLPSWSDQRHNEKILHSVKRFIKKSPPDIVLYLDRIDTPSRDFSDMPLLRTITDIFGPSIWFNAIVGLTHAASAPPDGPNGTPSSYDMFVTQRSHVVQQAIRQAAGDMRLMNPVSLVENHSACRIDTSGQRVLPNGLVWKPHLLLLSFASKVLAEANALLKLQESPPEKHYTARTRGLPLPYLLSSLLQSRPQLKLPEEQFSDEDSLDDVLDEPSDSGDETDPDDLPPFKPLTKAQIRNLSRAQKKAYLDEIEYREKLFMKKQLKDEKKQRKIMKKMEESLKDLPSDYSENAEEESGGAASVPVPMPDMSLPASFDSETPTHRYRFLDSSNQWLVRPVLETHGWDHDVGYEGLNVERLFVVKNKLPLSFSGQVTKDKRDANVQMEIASSAKYGEGKATSLGFDMQTVGKDLAYTLRSETKFCNFRRNKATAGLSFTLLGDALSAGVKVEDKLIANKQFEVVIAGGAMTGRDDVAYGGSLEARLRDKNYPLGRSLSTLGLSVMDWHGDLAVGCNLQSQIPIGRYTNLVARGNLNNRGAGQISIRLNSSEQLQIALIGLIPLLKKIVGYSQQLEFGQ, encoded by the coding sequence ATGGATATTGAGGGAGAAAAGAAGATGTTGGACGTTGGGGTGTATGAAGAGAGTGTTGGGAGGTATAATGAGTTGAAGAATTCGGAAGGAGACGAGGTTTTCGAGGAGGCTATAGATCCGGTTAAACATTTCAATGATCAGGTTGATGCTAATATTCGTGAAGGCGATGTTGCTGATACTGTTAGTGCATTGGTTGATGAAATTCGTGATAACGCGGATGAACTTGATAACTTTCATGAGGCAGTTGAGGTTGCTGATGCGAGCGTTGGAGTTTTGAAGGATGAAAAGGAAGTTGAAGTGGTTGCTGATCGGGATGTGCTTGAGGATCGGTGTTTGGAAAGTGGTAGTGATTTTAGTGGTGGAAAGGAGATAGCTGATTTAGACACTGATGGGAGCGTGGTTTTTCAGGAGGCTAGAGGCTTGGTGAAAGGAAACTCTGGTTTGTTGAGTGGGAAGGATGAAAATGAGGATCTTGAATTCATGACTCCTAAACAAAATGGTGGTATGCTTTTTGGAAATGGGAGCCCAGACAAGGTGGATTATGATGTTGCTGAGTTTCGTACAGAATCTGGATCTGATGAGGATATGAGAAACCAGGGTGCTGATGGTGGGTATTTGAAAGAGAGTGGCTTGGATCCCAATCTCAGGGATGAAAAAATAGAGGAACAGTGTAATGCTTCCGGCGACCCTTATGGTGAAATTCAAAATGATTCATATGATAATGCACACAAACATTCAGCTAACATGGATTTAGAACCTAATGGTGAAGTGTTTATAGAAATGGATGATGAGATCATTGGCACTGATATTAGCCACGGGGATACGAATGGAAAAGAAATGGGAATAtctgatattcagaagactgaaTGCAAAGATTATGGTAATGATGAAACTAAGGATGATGATGTTGGATCAAGTTCAGAGCATCTGGAAACAATTGGTGAAACAAGAGTTTTTTCTCCGGTCGTAGATGAAAGGAAAGTGATTGAAACTGCTGGAAGCTCATCCCTATCAGAAAATTCTTTGGCTACTGAGATGCCGACTGTGCAGACTACTGCAACTAATTCAGAAGAAGAGAACATGAATGTTTACCGGTCTAAGGTTTCTAATGGAGAAAGTCAAGGAAATAATGAAAACTTATCTGTTGTTGGGGAACCTAAAAAGATACTTGAGAATaatacaaaagagaaacaaataacTCAGATCACCCAAGAACAGAATGGTGAGTTTGTTTCCTCATCTGGAAAATCTGTTGCTACTAGCACCCCTCTTGTTCATCCTGCTGGCCTTGGATCTGCAGCTCCATTATTGAAACCTGCTCCCCGAGTAGTGCAGCAGTCGCGTGCGAATCATAATGTATCTAATACACAGTCCCAAAAAATGGAAGACTCCTCAACTGTGGAGGCTGAGGAGTATGACGAGACTCGAGAAAAACTTCAAATGATTAGGGTGAAGTTTTTGCGGCTAGCTAGTAGGTTTGGGCAGACTCCCCATAATGTTGTTGTAGCACAAGTTTTGTATAGATTAGGACTGGCTGAACAGCTCAGAGGGAGGAATGGGGGCCGTGTTGGCGCTTTTAGCTTTGATCGTGCAAGTGCAATGGCCGAGCAACTCGAATCAGCGGGTCAAGAACCACTTGATTTCTCTTGTACAATAATGATTATTGGAAAGACAGGAGTTGGAAAAAGTGCAACTATCAATTCTATCTTTGATGAAGTTAAATTTAATACTGATGCTTTTAATATGGGAACAAAAAAGGTTCAGGATGTTGTGGGAACAGTACAGGGCACTAAAGTCCGAGTCATTGATACACCAGGACTTCTACCTTCTTGGTCAGACCAGCGACATAATGAGAAGATCTTGCACTCTGTCAAGCGCTTTATTAAGAAATCACCACCTGATATTGTGCTGTATCTTGATAGAATAGATACACCGAGCCGGGATTTTAGTGATATGCCGCTCTTACGCACGATTACTGACATTTTTGGACCATCCATATGGTTCAATGCTATCGTGGGTTTGACTCACGCAGCATCTGCACCACCTGATGGCCCTAATGGCACTCCTTCCAGTTATGACATGTTTGTCACACAGCGCTCTCATGTTGTGCAGCAAGCTATTCGTCAAGCAGCTGGTGATATGCGCCTCATGAATCCTGTATCTTTGGTGGAGAACCACTCTGCATGCAGAATCGATACATCCGGCCAAAGAGTGTTGCCTAATGGTCTGGTTTGGAAACCACATCTGTTACTCTTATCATTTGCGTCAAAAGTTCTGGCTGAAGCAAATGCTCTTCTTAAGTTACAAGAGAGTCCGCCGGAAAAGCATTACACAGCTCGCACGAGAGGGCTCCCATTACCATATCTTCTATCATCCCTTTTGCAGTCAAGACCGCAATTAAAGTTGCCTGAGGAGCAATTCAGTGATGAGGACAGTCTCGATGACGTTCTTGATGAGCCATCAGATTCTGGTGATGAAACAGACCCTGATGACTTACCGCCATTTAAACCTTTGACAAAGGCCCAGATCAGAAACCTTTCTAGAGCTCAGAAGAAAGCATATCTGGATGAAATTGAGTACCGAGAAAAGCTTTTTATGAAGAAACAACTAAAGGATGAGAAAAAGCAACGAAAGATAATGAAGAAAATGGAAGAATCATTAAAAGATCTGCCAAGTGATTATAGTGAAAACGCCGAGGAAGAAAGTGGTGGTGCAGCTTCTGTTCCGGTTCCCATGCCAGATATGTCCTTGCCCGCTTCCTTTGATTCTGAGACTCCCACTCATCGGTATCGTTTTCTTGATTCATCCAACCAGTGGCTTGTAAGACCTGTCCTAGAAACTCATGGTTGGGATCATGATGTGGGTTATGAAGGCTTAAATGTAGAAAGATTGTTTGTTGTTAAAAACAAGTTACCCTTGTCTTTTAGTGGTCAAGTTACCAAGGATAAAAGGGATGCTAATGTTCAGATGGAAATAGCCAGTTCAGCTAAgtatggagaagggaaagcaaCTTCGTTGGGTTTTGATATGCAGACGGTTGGAAAAGACTTAGCTTACACATTACGTAGTGagacaaaattttgtaattttaggaGAAATAAAGCAACTGCGGGTCTCTCATTTACTCTCTTGGGTGATGCATTGTCAGCTGGAGTTAAAGTCGAAGACAAGTTGATTGCTAATAAGCAATTTGAGGTTGTTATTGCTGGCGGGGCAATGACAGGGCGTGATGATGTTGCCTATGGTGGCAGTTTGGAGGCCCGCTTGAGAGATAAAAATTACCCTCTAGGACGCTCTTTATCAACGCTTGGGCTTTCCGTTATGGATTGGCATGGAGATCTTGCTGTTGGGTGCAATTTACAATCACAAATTCCCATTGGACGGTATACAAACCTTGTTGCGCGAGGCAATTTGAACAATCGTGGGGCTGGACAGATAAGCATTCGATTAAATAGTTCAGAACAGCTTCAAATTGCTTTGATTGGTCTCATCCCTCTACTTAAGAAGATTGTTGGTTATTCTCAACAATTGGAGTTTGGACAATGA